DNA from Halorarum salinum:
CATCGCGTCGGTCACGAGGTTCCCGTAGTTGCTCTCGCGGTGGTAGTTCGTCGAGAACCGGGCGTCGAGCGGGGTTTCGGTCGTGGCGACGACGGTGTCGAGTTTCGCCTCGTCCCGGTAGGAGGCGACGATCTCGGAGGCGGTCGGGTCCTTCGGCACGTCGTCGGTGACCCCGATCAGCCGGCCGTCCCAGTCGACCACCTCGCCGTCCTCGACGGTCAACTCGAGCTCGCCGAGGTACCGGGCCCGCGCGACGCCCTCGGTGACGACCGTCCCGCTCGTCTCCGCGGGCGGGTAGCGGATCTCGTCGTCGCCGGCGACGACGACGTCGATGTGGTCGTCCGCGTCGGCCTCCGCGAGCGCCTCCGCGTCCGGAACGCCGGTGTGGGCGAGCGCGACGACCGCGTCGACGCCCTCCTCCTCCTTCAGCGTCCGCGCGGTCTCGGGGCCGACCTCGGTGTAGTCGGCCACGGTGACGCCTTCCGCCTCGAAGTCGATGTTCGTCTTCCCGTAGGTCGCGCCCTCGTCGACGAGGCCGATCAGGCCGACGCGGACGCCGCCCCGTTCGACGATCTCGTGGGACTCGGTGCCGTCGAACGACTCGCCCGACTCGTCGACCACGTTCGTCGCGAGCCACGGGAACTCGGAGGCCTCGGTGAACGCCGACACCTCGTCGAAGCCGTAGTCGAACTCGTGGTTCCCGATGACGTCCGCGTCCGGCTCGACGTGGTTCAGCACGTCCACCGGCGCGCGCCACTGGGAGACCGGGCCGAGCGCGTGTGGGCCGACCTGGTCGCCGCCCCCGACGACGACCACCGGGCCGTCGGCGGCCGCCCGGCGCTCCTCTATGAGCGTCACCAGCCGCGGGAAGTCCCCGTCCTCCGCCGCGGCCGTCTGGACGTCGTTGTACGAGAGCACCGTGAGCGTCGTCGGCTCGTCCGCGCTCGCGACGCCCGAGAGCGCCCCGCTCCCGAGTGCGACGCCACCGGCGCGAAGCACGTCCCGCCTGCCGAAACCGCGTTCGTGGGGCATCGTCACGTGGTACCGGTTGTGGTAACTAAAAAGTATCTAAAAATAAGCTATATAGTTGTGAGTATATCAGGGTTCGGCCACCGGAAGTACGGTTCTCGAACCTCCTTCCCCGGTGAAGTGGACACGCATGGGGCGCCCGACGCCTCCGAACGTCCGCCGGTCCGGTTCCCGCGTTCGCCGGTCCCGTTCCCGCGCTCGCCCGTTCTGCTCCCGAACGTCCGTCGCGCTGGCCCCCGAGCGCTCGCCAGTCCATCCGTCGAACGCTCGCCCCACCTGCCCTCGAACCGCGCGGGGCGGCGAGCGAAGCCGTTTTCCCCGGGAGGCACCCAGTCCCGCCAATGAGCACGCCGAGCCCCGAACCGTCCGAGCGGGGACGCGGGATGGACGCGCACAACGAGGTGATGCGCGACATCCGGTCCGAGAAGGACGCCACCTACGACCCCCACGAGCCGACGCGGGTGTGGCTCGACGAGGACAACACCCCCGACGGCGTCAAGCGGTCGCTGACGATCATCCTCAACACCGGCGGCTGTCGGTGGGCCCGCGCCGGCGGCTGTACGATGTGCGGCTACGTCGCCGAGTCCGTCGAGGGCGGCAGCGTCGCCCACGAGGCGCTGCTGGACCAGATCGACGTCTGTCTCGACCACGAGGCGGAGCACTCGGGGGACGACGATGGGCCCGCGCCGCTCGTGAAGATCTACACCTCCGGCTCGTTCCTCGACGAGCGCGAGGTGCCGGCCGAGACGCGCGCGGCCATCGCGGAGACGTTCGCGGACCGCGAGCGGATCGTCGTCGAGTCGCTCCCCGACTTCGTCTCGGCGGGGAAGCTCCGGGACTTCACCGAGCGGGGCCTCGACACCGACGTCGCCGTCGGCCTGGAGACGGCCACGGACCGCGTGCGCCACGACTGCGTGAACAAGTACTTCGACTTCGCGGACTTCGAGGACGCGTGTGCGGAGGCGAGCGAGGCGGACGGGGACGCGGCGAGCGCGGGCGTGAAGGCGTACCTCCTGATGAAGCCCCCGTTCCTCTCGGAGTCGGAGGCGCTGGAGGACATGGTCTCCTCGGTCGAGCGCTGTGCGGCCGTCGAGGGCTGTCACACCGTCTCGATGAACCCCTGCAACGTCCAGCGGTACACGATGGTCGACGAACTCCACTTCCGCGGCGGCTACCGCCCGCCGTGGCTCTGGTCGGTCGCCGAGGTCCTCCGGCGCACGGCCGACGTCGACGCGATCGTGGTCTCGGACCCGGTCGGCCACGGCTCCGACCGCGGCCCCCACAACTGCGGGGACTGCGACGACCGCGTCCAGACCGCCATCAAGGACTTCGACCTCCGGCAGGACCCCTCGGTGTTCGACCAGGTGTCCTGCGAGTGCGAGCGGACCTGGGAGCTCGTGCTGGAGGAGGGGGCGAGCTTCGCGGGACCGCTCACCCGCTGAGCCGCCGCGGAACCGCCGCTAGAAGGTGGCTAACCAAGCGGTCGCCCCCCGTCGACCCGACCGAACACTCATGGAATCAGTCGAGTGCGTGGTCTGTCGATCGGGGTGGATCGAACTGCGGGACCGGGCGCGTCCGGGCCAGTGGATGGCGACCGACTCGCCGGTCGAGTGTCGGGAGTGAGACGCCGGTGAGCGGCGGTCGACCGGCGCCGTCCGATCACCGGGCGACGGTGTCGGCCTCGTCCGTCTCGTTCGCCCCGCCGTCCGTGCCGTCCACGTCCGCGTTTCGGGCGAACGGGACGCGCCGGCGCGCGCCCACGGCCCGGATCTTCCACAGCGCGTAGGCCCACAGCGCGGCCACGCCGAGGAACGTCGTCACCGCGAGGCGGACGAAGTCCGCGGAACCGACGGAGGCGTCGTTCTGGAGGAGGCCCGCGGCGACGCCGACGCCGAACGCCAGGACGACCGACGCGGACAGCTGCGCGAACCCCCACCAGTCGTGCATGTGCCTGTCGAGCGCGTCGACCAGTTCGTCCCCGTCGAGCGCGTCGATCTCGTGGGGAATCAACGGGCGGGCGTACGTCCCGAACACGAGCAGCAGGAGCGTCGCCTGGACGACCACTGCCGTCGTCGTATCGCCCCAGAGCGTCCACGTCACCGTCCCGTAGATCACGCCGAAGATCACCGGCGGGAGGCCGATCAGGGCGTACGCCCAGTTCGTTACGTCCTTTCCGTCGTTCCCGTCCGAGCGCTCGTCCTCGGACGCGTCCGACCGTTCCTCCCCGGAGACGGTGAGGGCGGCGAACGCCACCGCGACCGCCCCGACGGCCACCCCGACCAGGACCGACCAGCCGACGTGGGGCGGCGCATCGGTCGCCGCGATCACGGCGGCCCAGAACATGATTCCGGCGTACACGGCCGTGAGAGCCACGAACGCCCAGGAGGCCGCCGGGGGCTCCCCCGAGGAGGCCGGCCGGAGCGGGACGGCTTCGAGCGCCTGTCGAACGGAACGCATGACGCGTGGACGTCAGGGAGCCGACTTAACGGTGTCCCGTCCGCTCGGTTCGGGAAGGAACCTCACGAGAACGCCCGAAGCACGCCCCGCCCGTCGGTCCCGCCGACGTCCGGGAGCGTCGCGCGCTCGGGGTGGGGCATCATCACCGCGACCGTCTCGCGCTCGCCGAGCACGCCCGCGACGTTTTCCGTCGAGCCGTTCGGGTTCGCCTCGTCGGTGACGTTCCCGTCGGCGTCGCAGTAGCGGAACAGCACCCCGTTCTCCCCGTTCAGCCGCGCCAGCCGCTCGTCCGATATCTCGAAGCGCCCCTCGCCGTGCGCGATGGGGACCTCGAGGACCTCGCCCTCGTCGTACGCCCGGGTCCACGGCGTGTCCGCGCGCTCGACGCGGAGGTGGACGTGCTCGCACTGGAAGCGCGCCGAGCGGTTCGTCGTGAACGCGCCCTCAGTGAGGCCGGCTTCACAGCCGATCTGTGCGCCGTTGCAGACGCCGAGCACGGGGACGCCCTCCTCGGCCAGCGACCGCACCTCGTCCATGACCGGGGTCCGGGCGGCCATCGCGCCGGCGCGGAGGTAGTCGCCGTAGGAGAACCCCCCGGGGACGACGACGCCGTCCGTGTCCGCCGGGAGGCCGTCCTCGTGCCAGACGCGCTCGGCGTCGACGTCGAGATGGGAGAGCGCGCGGACGGCGTCGCGGTCGCAGTTCGACCCGCCGAACTGCACGACCGAGACGGTCACTCCGACGCACCCCCGCGTGCGTCGGTCATGGGCGTCGCTGTCGCGGTGACGACCGAGGCGGTCATCGCTCCGTCACGCCCACGTCGTAGTCGTGGATGGTCGGGTTCGCGAGCAGCCGTTCCGCCATCTCGTCGGCCCGGTCGCGCGCCGCGTCGGCGTCCGCGGCCTCGAGGTCCACCTCGAACCGGTCGGCCGCGCGGAGCGCCTCGAGCTCGAACCCGAGGCGTTCGAGCGCCCCCTTCGTCGTCTCCGCCTCCGGGTCGAGCACCCCGCGCTTGAGCCGCACGGTCACCGTGGCAGTGTAGGCGGTCATCGTCCGTACTGCGCGGTCGTGCCTAAAGTCGGTTACCATTTCGCCCAGTAATCAGCACGATCGTGTATCGGCGTCCGGCGAGGTGGCCGCGTGACCGCCGCCGCCCCGGAGTTCGCCGGCCGTTCCTGTCGTTCCATCGTCGACGTCGAACCCGCCGCGGTCGGCCGCTGGCCGACGGCACACGGGACGGATCGACGGCCCCCTCAGAACGGGAGGACGCGTCGCGACGGACGAGCCAACCCTTTTCATCGGGCGTCCCGCACTCGTCGTATGAAATTCGCCGTCTTCGGCGCCGGGGGAATCGGCGCCTACCTCGGCGCCAGACTCGCCGACGCGGGACACGAGGTCCATCTCATCGCACGGGGGTCCCACCTCGCCGCCCTTCGAGACGAGGGACTGCACGTCGAGAGCGTCGCCGGGGATACGACGGTCGATCTCCCGGCGACCGACGACCCGGCCGACGTCGGTCCGTGCGACCACGTGCTGTTCTGCGTGAAGGCGTACGACACCCGGGCCGCCGCGACGGACCTCTCCCCGCTTCTCGGGGAGGACACCGCCGTCGTCTCGTTCCAGAACGGCGTCGACAACGAGCGATGGATCGCCGAAACGATCGGCGAGGACCACGTGGTCGGCGGCGTCGCGTACGTCTTTTCGACCATCAAGGAGCCGGGCGTCGTGGAACACACCGGCGGCCCCGCGAGGTTCGTCTTCGGCGAACTCGACGGGCGAAGGACCGACCGGATCGCGGCGCTCGACGACGCGCTCTCCGGGTGCGACGGGATCGACGCGGTGCTCGCGGACGACGTCTCCGTCGAACTCTGGCGGAAGTTCGCCCTCATCTGCGCGCAGGCGGGGATGACGGCCGCGACCCGGCTTCCGCTGGGCGAGATCCGCGAGACCGACGCCGCCTGGGAGATGTACGGCCGCATCATGGAGGAGGTGTCCGCGGTCGCGCGGGCGGAGGGCGTCGACCTCCCCGACGGGACCGTCGCCGAGTGGCTCGAGTTCGCGAGCGGGCTCGAACCGGACACGTACTCCTCCCTCCACTACGACCTGACCCACGACAAGCGGATGGAGCTCGACGCCCTCCACGGCTCCGTGGTTCGACACGCGAGCGGCGTCGGCGTCGACGCGCCGATGAACGAGGCCGTTCACGCGATCCTGCGCCCGTGGGCGGATCGAAACGCGTGACTGACCCGCGGGCCGGACGAATCCGGCCGGTCGCGGCACCCGCCGTTCCGCTCGCAGTCCGTCGTCCGTGGAGGCCGGCGTTCGGTCGGGCGCCCCGCCGGCGGACGGGCGGGCGGCCAGCCTCGCTCGAAGCGACAGAGGCATCACCCCGAAGCCGGAACACGTCTCCATGTCCCGTTCGGACGCGTCGGAGGTGAGCGGCCGATGAGCGAGCTGACCGAGATCGTGGTGGTGGGAGACGACGACACCGGACTGGTCGCCCGCGTCACCTCGCTGCTGTTCGAGCGGGGGTGCAACATCGAGGACCTCGACCAGGCGGTCCGGGACGGCGTGTTCCGGATGCGCCTGCACGCCGACGCCGCCGGGATGGTCTGCAAGCCGGACACGCTCCGGGAGGACCTGGCGGCGCTCGGCGAGGATCTCGGCGTCGACGTGCGCGTCCGGTTCCCCGACGAGCGCGACGCACGACGGATCGGCCTGCTCGTCACGAAGGAGGAGCACGCCCCGCGGGCGGTGCTTTCGGCCTGCGAGGACGGCACGCTCGACGCCGACGTGGCGGTGATGGCCGGCAATCGGGACGCACTGGAGCCGCTGGCCGCGGAGTTCGAGGTCCCCTTCTTCGACGTCGGCGACGAGAACGGCTCCCACGACGAGGCCGAACTGCTCGACCTGCTGGCGGACCACGACGTGGACTGCATCGCGCTGGCCCGCTTCATGCGCATCCTCTCGCCGGAGGTCGTGTTCCGGTACGAGGGCCGCATCATCAACGTCCACCCGTCGCTGCTTCCGGCGTTCCCCGGCGCCGAGGCGTACCGACAGGCCGTCGAGGGCGGCGCCCGCGTCGCCGGCGTCACGGCCCACTACGTCACGACCGACCTCGACCAGGGGCCGGTCGTCGCCCAGCGCGGCTTCGCGGTGCCGCCGCGTGCGGACCCGGACGACCTGAAGGAGCGCGGCCAGCCGCTGGAGTCGGAGGCGCTCGTCGAGGCGCTCCGCGCGCACCTCGACGACGCGCTGGTGATCCGACGCGGGCGGACCCACGTCCGGGAGGACGTGGACGCGGCCGAGTACGACCTCGGGGGGATCGCCTCCCCCGAGGCGTCCGTCCCGACGCCGCAGGCCGAGTAGCGCGGACGGGACTGTTTTCCCGACCCGGGACCACGACCGCTCATGGAGCGGCGCGAGGAGGGCGTCCCCGACGACGTGTGGATCGTCGCCGGATTGCTGGCGACGGTACTGGCGGCGATCACGCTGCTGGTCTGGTACGTAACGGGGCTTCTCGCCCGGCTTCCGAACCCGGTTCCGGCGTGAGGACGCCGGAACGAACCCCGGACGGCGCGGAAAACCGGCCGGCTAGAGGCGCCGAACCCGCTCGACCGCCGTCCCGACGTCGGGCGCGTCGAACCACGCCTCGCCGGTGTAGGCGTTCGCGCCGGCGGCGTACACGTCGGCGGCCGCCTCGATCACGTCGTCGGGGAGCGCGGGCGGTTCGACCCCGCACAGGGGCCGCCAGTCCGCGACGTCCTCGCGGTCCGCGCGGGCCTTCGCCTCCCCGACTGCCTCGACCCACTCGGGGTGCTCGCGCTTGTAGTACTGCCTGACGACCTCCTTGGACACCTCCTGTCCGTCGTAGGCGAAGCGGTTCTCGTCGAACGTGCCGACCACGTCGGCGACGCGGACCTCGCCGTCGGCGGACAGGCACTCGATCTTCCCGTCCTCGTGGACGAAGCCGGCCTCGGCGGCCCGGTCGGTGAGCAGGTCGTTCACCGTACGTGCGACCGATTCCAGCTCCCCCACGTCGGCGTCGCCGGCGATCTCGTCGGCCTCCCAGCGGTCGAGGTAGCGGTCCTGCTCCTCGAACTTCGTGGAGAACTCGACGACCGGGTCCGGGAGCGACACCGCCTCGTCGGGCCACTCGCCGCGGTCGAGCCCCAGGTCGCGCGGGGCCGCACGCGACCGGAGGCTGGAGCCGACGGGGACGGCGTTGCGGAAGACGATCTCCAGCGGGACGACGTAGTTCGACCCGGCCGCCGCGTGGAAGGCGTCGTAGTCGTACTCGCCGTCCGCGTGGGGGAGATCCGGGACGTTCACGAGGTCGATGGCGAGTTCGCGCGGCGGGTCCCCGGCGTCGGCCAGGGGCGTCGCGTCGGCGCCGACCCCGCGGTAGTGGGTCGGGACGCCGACCCGCTCGAGCAGTTCGAAGTTGAACGCGCCCATCGTACAGAGCGAGGCGCCCTTCCCGGGGATCCCGTCGGGCATCTTCCCCCAGTCGAAGACGGAGTAGTCGTCGGTGAAGACGAAGCTTCCCGCCCCGGGGGCCGCGTCGGTCGGCGCGCGCTCGACGCGGAACTCCTTGACGCTCGTCATGGCTGTGTGGGCGGGCGCGGGGCGTATGAATCTTTCAATCCCGTGCGTACCTCGTTCCTCGCTCGCGTCGGGATATGCACGTTCGTGGCGTGTGGGCCGGAGCGGGGACGTACCCAAAAGGCCTTATCCGGTCCTGACCCACGCCACGCGCATGTCCCCGACGCGGCGAACGCTCCTCCGTGCGGCCCTCCCCCTGGCGGCCGGCCTCGCCGGCTGCTCGGGGGCCGGGTCGCCCGACGGCCCGACGACCGCCCGACCCTCCGGAACCGAGCGCGACCCCGAGGTCAGCAAGCCCCGGAACCTCGACGGCGAGTCCGTGATCGAGTCGATGGGGGAGGACGACGGACCCGCGGGGAATCGGGAGCTGATCACCGACGCGGACTCGGCCGACTCGATCGAGTTCGCGCCGGGCGTCCCCGACGAGCAGGTCGAGTCGACGCGGGCGTTCCTCGCGGCGACCGACTTCTCGGCGGAGACGGTCTACCATGCCCGGGCGACGATCGAGTCGTGCTACCGGTTCCGGATCCGCTCGGTCACGTGGGAGCCGGGGCGGGTCGAGTACGAGTACTGCCGCGAGCTGCGCCCGGCCACGGTCCGCTGCGAGAGCGGGACCCGCGAGGCGGTCGGACTGTTCCTCCGGATCCCCGCCGTCCTCGAGGCCGAGATCAGGAGCGCGGGCGCGGGCGGTCGGTCGCCGTGCCGGGACTCGGCGGTCGACTGGGGGACGATAGACGCGACCGCGACGGAGGCGCCGGACCGATGAGCCGGCGGTACACCCGCCGGACGGCGCTGGCGCTGCTCGGGGGCGTGACCCTCGCCGGCTGTTCGGGGGGCGGGCGGGACCGGTACTGGGCCGACCCGCCGGCGTTCGACCGGTCGGGGCTGGGCGCCGTGACCGACGACCCGGTCCCGGACCGGCCGGAACCGCTTCCGGTGTCGGTTCCGGACGAGCGACTCGCCGGGTTCACCGAACGCGTGGACGAGTTACTCGCGCCGATCCCCCGGCCGCTCACCGCGGACGCGCTCCCGAACGGGGAGATGCGCGAGGCGATCCGGAGCGAGCGCCGGGACGCCCGGACGGCGCTCGATCGGATGGACGCCGCCGCGGGCACGCTCCCGACGGTCGCCGCGGGGGCCGACGCGTGCGAGCGCGCCGCGACGGCGGCGGGCGTGTGGGCGGCGATCAGCACGACGCGCGAACTGGAGAACGTGACGGAGTCGACGGCGCGGGTTCTGAACCGGGTCGACGACCTCGAAACCGACCTCCCGGACGCGGCCGCTGGACCAGCCGAGGCCGCGGTCGTCTACGGCGAACCCGAGGAGTGGCTCGCGGTCGCCCGCCGCGACACCCTCGTCGGGAGGCCGGCGGCCGCCGAGCGGGCGAACCCGCTGCGGATGGGCCGCGTGACCGGCCAGGTCGAGCGGATCCGGGTCGAACTCGAGACGGCCGTGCTCCTCCGGGACCGGTACGTCGAGGGGCTCGATCAGCCGCGTTCGGTCGAGGAGGCGCTGACGGAGGCCGTCGCGGCGCTCGGCCCGGAGACGGAGCGCCGCCTCCGGCGACTCCACGGCGAGGACGCGGGGCGTCTCCACGTCGCACCAGGATCCGACGACCTCCTCGAGCGCGACGCGCCCCGGGACGCGCCCGGCGTCCGCCTCCTCTCCGAGAAGGTGTACGACGCATTCGACGAGATCCGGTTCGGGCCGATCGCGTGGCCCGACGCGGACGCGACCCATCCGGCGCTCACGGTTCGAAAGACCCACTGGACGTTCGCGACGCTCGACGCGGTCGAGTCGGTCCGCGACCGCGTCGACGACGGCGAGGACCTGTTTCCCCCGGACGCGGCCGCGATCGAGGAAACCCGGGCCGCGGCGATCGACGCCGTCGCCGACCTCGTCGCCTCGGGGTCCCCGCTGGAGCGGTGGACGGCCTGGCGGCTCGTGCCGGCGTTCGAGGGGCCGGACGGGGTGCTCGGTTCCGGGTCCGAGCCCGACCGGCGGGAGATCGCCGGCGCGTACGGCGAGTACGTCTGGATCGAGGCGGTCACGCGGGCGACCCCGGACGCGACGCGGGTCGTCGACGACGCGCTGGCGTGACGGTCGGCGGGTCGCGGTCGTCCGACGGTCGGCAGGCCGGTCGTCAGAAGCGGGGGACTACTCGTCGGGGAACACCTTCCCCGGGTTCAGGGTGCCGTTCGGGTCGAGCGCGTCCTTGATCGCTCGCATCGCGTCCACCGCGTCGCCGTGCTCCCGGCGGAGGTACGCGCGCTTGCCGCGGCCGATGCCGTGCTCGCCCGTGACGGTGCCGTCGAGTTCGAGCGCGCGCTCCACGAGGTCGTCGTAGACGCGCTCGGCGCGGGCGGACTCGTCGGGGTCGTCGTGGTCGTAGACGGCGAAGTAGTGGAGGTTGCCGTCGCCCGCGTGGCCGAACGCCGGGACGAACAGGTCGTGATCGGCGGCGGCCTCCTTCACGGCGCGGATCATCTCCGGGTAGTTCCCGATGGGAACCGTCACGTCGCCCGGGTGGCCCATCGAGGCGCCCTCCCGCCACTCGTCGGCGGCGTACGTGATGTCGCGCCTGGCGGTCCAGAGGTCGGCCATCCCGTCGCCGTCGTCCACCTCGAACGACTCGACGTCGTGGGCCGAGAACACCGCCTCGCAGAACGCCACCTCCTCGTCGACCCCGTGGTCGGCGTGGAACTCGACGAACGCCATCGGGCGCTCGGGCATGTCGGTGCCCGAGTAGTCGTTGGCGAGCGCCGCCGCGTCCGAGTCCATCAGTTCGATCTTCGCCACGTCGACGCCGGAGGTGACGGCGTCCCGGACCGCCGCGGTCGCGTCCGCGAGCGTCGGGAAGACGGCCCGCCCGCCGCGGATCTGCTCGGGGATGCCCGCGAGTCCGAGCGTCGCCCGGGTGACGACGCCGAGGGTGCCCTCGGAGCCGACGAGCAGGTCGGTGAGGTTGTAGCCGCTGGAGCTCTTGGCGGCCCCGGTCCCCGTCCCGATCACCGTCCCGTCCGCGAGGACGACCTCCAGCGCGCGGACCCAGTCGCCCACCTCGCCGTACTTCACCGTCCCCATTCCCGAGGCGTCGGTGGCGATCATGCCGCCGACCGTAGAGATGGCGCCCGAGGAGGGGAGCGGCGGGAAGGTGAGGCCGTGGCGGGCGACCCGTTCGTTCAGGTCGCCGCCGATCACGCCCGGTTCGACGTCGACCGTGAGGTCGTCGGGTCGGACCTCCAGCACGCGGTCCATCCGCGTCAGGTCGAGGCTGACGCCGCCCTCGACGGGCGTCGCGTGTGATTCGAGGCTCGTTCCGGCCGCGTACGGGGTGACGGGGACGCCGCGCTCGTCGGCCGCCGCGAGCACCGCCGACACGTCCGCGGTCGACCCCGCGAAGACGACCGCGTCCGGGTGCACCTCGTCGGCGGGCGCGGTGTCGTAACTGCCGGCGTGCGTGCCGCGGTCCGAGGGCCCCCGCGAGACCTCCCCGTCGAGCGCGAGGTCGTCGAGGAACCGGAGTTCCCGGTCGAATCCCTGGCTCATGTGGTCAGGGGGCACGCGGACGGACAAGAGGGCTCCGGTCGGTCGGATCGGCGGACGTGTCGAACGTCGTCTGAGACGCCGGGCCCGCACCCGGGGTCCGCCGGGTCAGCCAGGGACGACGGGTCCGCCGGGGACGACGGGTCCGCCGGGGACGACGGGTCCGCCGGGGACGACGGGTCCGCCGGGGACGACGGGGGCCGGGGGTTCCGGGGGTCCGGTACCGTCCCGCTTTTACTCCGGGCCGGCGATGGTCCAGGGGATGACGCGC
Protein-coding regions in this window:
- a CDS encoding bifunctional metallophosphatase/5'-nucleotidase, translating into MPHERGFGRRDVLRAGGVALGSGALSGVASADEPTTLTVLSYNDVQTAAAEDGDFPRLVTLIEERRAAADGPVVVVGGGDQVGPHALGPVSQWRAPVDVLNHVEPDADVIGNHEFDYGFDEVSAFTEASEFPWLATNVVDESGESFDGTESHEIVERGGVRVGLIGLVDEGATYGKTNIDFEAEGVTVADYTEVGPETARTLKEEEGVDAVVALAHTGVPDAEALAEADADDHIDVVVAGDDEIRYPPAETSGTVVTEGVARARYLGELELTVEDGEVVDWDGRLIGVTDDVPKDPTASEIVASYRDEAKLDTVVATTETPLDARFSTNYHRESNYGNLVTDAMRERTGADVAITNAGGIRSDGVYGPGEITGGDVFNTLPFANTLVTVELTGAELVEALASQVVTMESDTGQNFGAEISQQVSGVRFEWVPHEDVEERIRDVYVGGEPLDPEATYAVAVNSFIADGGSGYPLADEPALEETDELLATTVVEYLDAEGTVAPPVGGEGRMQRVDRDLADAEVTTDGNGKVVCRFDAPADVESVAGDATTVWTKGTGRVEADGAVFDESDGTLVVRVDDGELSDLVEGAEDGETAPLDLYVGYESAEYDRVYFEHSRLNADVEATVREDGRRGRVEAGSAL
- a CDS encoding archaeosine biosynthesis radical SAM protein RaSEA, whose protein sequence is MSTPSPEPSERGRGMDAHNEVMRDIRSEKDATYDPHEPTRVWLDEDNTPDGVKRSLTIILNTGGCRWARAGGCTMCGYVAESVEGGSVAHEALLDQIDVCLDHEAEHSGDDDGPAPLVKIYTSGSFLDEREVPAETRAAIAETFADRERIVVESLPDFVSAGKLRDFTERGLDTDVAVGLETATDRVRHDCVNKYFDFADFEDACAEASEADGDAASAGVKAYLLMKPPFLSESEALEDMVSSVERCAAVEGCHTVSMNPCNVQRYTMVDELHFRGGYRPPWLWSVAEVLRRTADVDAIVVSDPVGHGSDRGPHNCGDCDDRVQTAIKDFDLRQDPSVFDQVSCECERTWELVLEEGASFAGPLTR
- the purQ gene encoding phosphoribosylformylglycinamidine synthase I; this translates as MTVSVVQFGGSNCDRDAVRALSHLDVDAERVWHEDGLPADTDGVVVPGGFSYGDYLRAGAMAARTPVMDEVRSLAEEGVPVLGVCNGAQIGCEAGLTEGAFTTNRSARFQCEHVHLRVERADTPWTRAYDEGEVLEVPIAHGEGRFEISDERLARLNGENGVLFRYCDADGNVTDEANPNGSTENVAGVLGERETVAVMMPHPERATLPDVGGTDGRGVLRAFS
- the purS gene encoding phosphoribosylformylglycinamidine synthase subunit PurS; amino-acid sequence: MTAYTATVTVRLKRGVLDPEAETTKGALERLGFELEALRAADRFEVDLEAADADAARDRADEMAERLLANPTIHDYDVGVTER
- a CDS encoding 2-dehydropantoate 2-reductase — encoded protein: MKFAVFGAGGIGAYLGARLADAGHEVHLIARGSHLAALRDEGLHVESVAGDTTVDLPATDDPADVGPCDHVLFCVKAYDTRAAATDLSPLLGEDTAVVSFQNGVDNERWIAETIGEDHVVGGVAYVFSTIKEPGVVEHTGGPARFVFGELDGRRTDRIAALDDALSGCDGIDAVLADDVSVELWRKFALICAQAGMTAATRLPLGEIRETDAAWEMYGRIMEEVSAVARAEGVDLPDGTVAEWLEFASGLEPDTYSSLHYDLTHDKRMELDALHGSVVRHASGVGVDAPMNEAVHAILRPWADRNA
- a CDS encoding formyltetrahydrofolate deformylase, giving the protein MSELTEIVVVGDDDTGLVARVTSLLFERGCNIEDLDQAVRDGVFRMRLHADAAGMVCKPDTLREDLAALGEDLGVDVRVRFPDERDARRIGLLVTKEEHAPRAVLSACEDGTLDADVAVMAGNRDALEPLAAEFEVPFFDVGDENGSHDEAELLDLLADHDVDCIALARFMRILSPEVVFRYEGRIINVHPSLLPAFPGAEAYRQAVEGGARVAGVTAHYVTTDLDQGPVVAQRGFAVPPRADPDDLKERGQPLESEALVEALRAHLDDALVIRRGRTHVREDVDAAEYDLGGIASPEASVPTPQAE
- a CDS encoding phosphoribosylaminoimidazolesuccinocarboxamide synthase; this translates as MTSVKEFRVERAPTDAAPGAGSFVFTDDYSVFDWGKMPDGIPGKGASLCTMGAFNFELLERVGVPTHYRGVGADATPLADAGDPPRELAIDLVNVPDLPHADGEYDYDAFHAAAGSNYVVPLEIVFRNAVPVGSSLRSRAAPRDLGLDRGEWPDEAVSLPDPVVEFSTKFEEQDRYLDRWEADEIAGDADVGELESVARTVNDLLTDRAAEAGFVHEDGKIECLSADGEVRVADVVGTFDENRFAYDGQEVSKEVVRQYYKREHPEWVEAVGEAKARADREDVADWRPLCGVEPPALPDDVIEAAADVYAAGANAYTGEAWFDAPDVGTAVERVRRL
- a CDS encoding FAD-binding oxidoreductase translates to MSQGFDRELRFLDDLALDGEVSRGPSDRGTHAGSYDTAPADEVHPDAVVFAGSTADVSAVLAAADERGVPVTPYAAGTSLESHATPVEGGVSLDLTRMDRVLEVRPDDLTVDVEPGVIGGDLNERVARHGLTFPPLPSSGAISTVGGMIATDASGMGTVKYGEVGDWVRALEVVLADGTVIGTGTGAAKSSSGYNLTDLLVGSEGTLGVVTRATLGLAGIPEQIRGGRAVFPTLADATAAVRDAVTSGVDVAKIELMDSDAAALANDYSGTDMPERPMAFVEFHADHGVDEEVAFCEAVFSAHDVESFEVDDGDGMADLWTARRDITYAADEWREGASMGHPGDVTVPIGNYPEMIRAVKEAAADHDLFVPAFGHAGDGNLHYFAVYDHDDPDESARAERVYDDLVERALELDGTVTGEHGIGRGKRAYLRREHGDAVDAMRAIKDALDPNGTLNPGKVFPDE